TCGTGAACCCGTTGGGATTCTCGAACGGGTGGGCGCTGTTGGCGTTGAAGAAGCCGCCGCCGTTCGTCCCGACGTCCTTGATGGCCTCCTGGGAGGCGACCGCGCCGGGGCTGATGGCCTGCTTGTCACCGGTGAGCGTGGTGATGGTGTGGATGTCGCCGAAGTTCTGGATGGCGCCCGCCGCGATCAGCACGACCGCCGCGACCACCGAGATCGGGATCAGGATGCGGACGATGCAGCGCACCAGGTCCGCCCAGAAGTTTCCCAGATCGCCCGTGCGGGACCGGGCGAAACCGCGGACCAGCGCCGCCGCAACGGCGATGCCGACGGCTGCGGAGACGAAGTTCTGCACGGCCAGACCGGCGGTCTGGGTGACGTGGCTCATCGCCACCTCACCCGAGTACGACTGCCAGTTGGTGTTCGACACAAACGACGCGGCCGTGTTGAACGCCTGGTCCGGGCTGATCGGCTTGAAGCCGATCGACAGCGGCAGCTTGTCCTGCACGCGCTGCAGCACGTACAGGAACAGCACGCTCACCGCGGAGAAGACGAGCATGCCGCGCAGGTACGCCGGCCAGCGCATCTCCGCGTCCGGGTCGGCACCCACCGAGCGGTAGATCCACCGCTCGACGCGCAGGTGCTTCCTGGACTGGAAGACGGCGGCCATGTAGTCCCCGAAGGGACGGTGCACCAGAGCGAGCGCGCCGACCAGCGCGATCACCATGAGCACATCAGCAAGAACGGAGCTCATGTCGGGGACTCAGAACCTCTCCGGGAAGATCAGGGCGAGGACGAGATAGCCCAGCAGAGCGACGGCCACGATCAGGCCGACGATGTTCTCGGCGGTCACAGCTTCGTCACCCCCTTGGCGACGAGGGCAACCAGCGCGAACACCGCGACGGTGGTGACGACGAAGGCCAGGTCGGCCATCGCAAGCTCCTGGAAGAGGTTCGGAAATCCGTAAGAGGATCTGACCGCTACAGGAAACCTGCCTCCCGGGTCGGATTCGAGGGTGCTTAACGGCTCCCTTACGCCGACCCGTACACCCTTGACGCATCCCATACGCCCAGCCCCGCCAACCCGGTCGCAGCATCACGTACGACGTCCGGACAACGCCGACGACGGGGCAACACCCTGACCGGCAGACAGGCTCAGCCGGGCCCACGCGCCGGGGCCTCCCTCAAGGCCGGGTAGTTAGCGTTTCCGCAGGTCACGCAAGGGGTGTCGGGGTCCATGCTGTGGCGGCGTAGAGGCCGGGGCCGAGTTTGTATCGCCACGACCAGGCCCAGGCCCGCACGGGCACGACGGCGAGTCGTGCCCGTGTCGGGCAGCTCCCGCGGCAACGGCTCCCGACCGGGCCGTGGCACCTCAGTGCTCCTCGTGGGCCGGCGTCGAGCGGGCCGCGTGCCGGCCCGCAGTGTCGGCAATGAGGTGGCGCGGGTCGACTGCGCGGTTGATCGCCGACTCGACGGCCGCAACGCGGTCGGCGAGCAGGCCAAGGGCGGCGACGGCGCGGGTGACGGGGTCGCTCCCAAAGCCACCGAGCGTCTGTGTGCGGACGTACGCCGCCTTCACGTCGGCCCAGCGCGCGGCCTGGTCGGGGGTGAGCGTGTCACGCAGCTCGGCCAGCTTCAGCAGGTTGGCCTCGGCTCCGGTGGTGAGGGTCTGGGCCTCGGCCCGGTAGTGGTCGTCGATCAGCATGGCCAGCTCGGTGTCGTTCATGACCGGCTGGATACGCTGGGCGATCTTGTTCATGTTGCGGTAGGAGCCCTGGAGCTGGAAGGGGGGTTCGGTGCGCGTGGCGTCGGACTGGCCGGCGGAGGCGATGTAGGCGGCGTTCACCGCCAGGACCGTCTCACGGGCCGCG
This is a stretch of genomic DNA from Streptomyces sp. NBC_00285. It encodes these proteins:
- the kdpF gene encoding K(+)-transporting ATPase subunit F; translation: MTAENIVGLIVAVALLGYLVLALIFPERF